The Candidatus Minimicrobia sp. QA0096 DNA segment AAATATTATGTCGCGAGATAAGTATTGTCAGATTGAACTAACGTAAAATAAAACCGCCCAGTGATTGAGCGGTTTTTGGATTGTCGGACTAATTTGTCAGATTATTTAGTCTTTTTATCTGATTTTGGAGAATCAGTTTTAGCTGCTTTTTTAGCGTTAGCTTTTTTTGCTTTGTTTGCCAAAGCTGCTTTACGAGCTTCAGCGGCTGCTTGACGAGCCTTAAAGCGATCAACACGACCTTCGGTGTCGATAATCTTTTCCTCACCAGTAAAGAATGGGTGTGAAGCTGATGAAATGTGAACCTTAACCAATGGATATTCGTTGCCGTCTTCCCATTTGATGGTTTCGGTTGTTTGCGCTGTTGACTGAGTCAAGAACGCGAAGCCCGCTTGTTCGTCGCTAAATACGACAGGGCGATAGTTCTGTGGGTGAATACTGCTTTTCATAACTGTTCAATTGTACATAATTTATCGGAAAATGTCAAAAGTCCGTAACCTTAACTTTGCTATTTTGGCGAAATTATGACATAATATAGATATGATTGAGTTACCGACTAATCCTGATGCTTTGAGTGAGTTAAGTCCAGTGGCGCCGCCAAAGTTATTATCGCAGGCTCAAGACGCTAGTCGAGATAATCTTATGGTCTATGTAAAAGCGGATAATTATCTGGGCACGGAAACGAGCGATCCTTCATTTATGGAAAGTCGATGTAAAACGACTGAATACGAAGCGATAAATGATTTTGTGCAATTTATAGAGATGATAAAGCATTATTTACCTGATTATATGGAGGATTGCGCTAAAGAATTAATAGATGAATTGGCGTTTTTGGGCGTGCCGGAACTAAATTTCGCAGCAAACGCGTTAGCAAAAAGGCTGAGGTATCATTTGGAGGTTGATAATAAGCCAGTTTATATTGACGTAGGAAATTCGCTAAGTCAGTATCGTGCTAAAAACGAGATGAAAAGTAGTCAGTATATTTTAAGTCTGGTCTTGTCTAAATTTCCAGACGATGAATTCGAAGAATATGAAGGTAGACTGAAAGTGTATGGCGGTAGGGGTGAGATTGGCAAGAGTTCTAAGATTTTATTTCTTGATGATTGGATTGTTAGTGGTGATCAGGTAAAGGAGCGAATTGCAGGATTTGAAGTGGATAATGATCCTGAGGGCCATGAGGCAAGTGTTTTGGTTATGGCGGCTAGTGGAGATTATCTTGATAACGGCATAAGTGCGTACTCTCAGTATGGAGGAGCGACATATTCTGTAGAGGCTTGCTACAGACTCAAGAATAGTCCTGATGCTGGGGGTATGAGTAGAGTGACAGGCATACATTCTTCGACCGATAACACATTTGGCTATGAAGTTGATGGTATAGCGTACTGTGCTATCGAAAGAGGAATTCTCAAAGGAGAGGGAATTGATGAGCTAAGTCTGCCTGCATTGGCAAATATAGTACGGCCGTATCGAAATGGTGAGAATTTTGACGGTTTGTCGCGATTTAGACAATTGTTAGAGAAAGAGTAATATTTGCAGATTTATTGACTATTTGGTATAATTGCCAAGTAACTAATTTTAATGACACAATCCGTTTCACACTCCAAATCGTGGGCGGATGAGGCAAAAGGAGAAGAGAATGTCTGTAAAGGTAGACATTAAGGCTTTGCTGGAGTCAGGTGTTCATTTTGGACACAAAACCAGCCGCTGGCACCCAAAGATGGCGCCATATATTCACAGTAAGCGTCAGGATAGTCACATTATTGACTTGACTAAGACCGTTGAAGCTTTGGATAAGGCTTTGCCGGAATTGACAAAGATTGCTGCATCAGGCCGCAAGGTTTTGTTTGTTGGTACTAAAAAACAAGCTAAAGACGTTGTTCGTGAAGCAGCTGAAAAGATCAACCAGCCATACGTAGTTGAGCGCTGGATTGGTGGTATGTTGACTAACGGTTCAACTATTGCTCAGCAAATTAAGAAGCTGAAGAATCTTGAAAAGCGAATGGCTTCAGGTGATTTGGAAAAGCGTTACAATAAGCTTGAGGTGCAGCGTTTCCAAGAGGAAATCGACAGCTTGAATATGAAATATGGCGGCATCAAGGATTTGATGGGCAAGCCAGGCGCTGTTGTTGTAGTTGACGCATTGACCGACGCAAATGCAGTTCGCGAGGCTCAAACTTTGGGCGTTCCAGTATTTGCAATTGTTGACACCAACGTTAACCCAACGGGAATTGATTACGTAATTCCAGGTAATGACGACGCCGTTAAGGGTATTCAATTGCTATTAGATTACTTCACCGCAGCTGTTGCTGAAGGTGCAGGTAGCGTAAAGGTTGAAGAAAAACCAGCTAAAAAAGAGGAGAAATAGGATGGGCGTTTCTGTTGACGATATTAAAAAATTGCGCGAATTGACCGGCGTAGGCTTGACTGACGCTAAAAAAGCTTTGGTTGAAGCTGAGGGCGATTTCGATAAAGCTTTGGAAGCTATGCGCAAAAAAGGCTTGACGAAAGCTGAAAAGAAGGGTGATCGTGAAGCCCGTGAAGGTTTGATCGAAAGTTATGTTCACTCTGGCCGAATCGGCGTTATCGTTGAGGTGAACTGCGAAACCGACTTCGTGGCTCGACTTGACGACTTTAAGACGTTGGCGCACGAAATTGCTATGCAGATTGCAGCGATGAGCCCAAAGTATGTTTCTGAAGCTGACATTCCAGCAGAGGAAATGGAGCGCGTTAAAGCTGAGCTTATGGCGAGCGAATCTTTGGCAAGCAAGCCTGAAGAAATGCGCGAAAAGATCGTTGAAGGTCAATTGAAGAAGCATTTTGCTGAGCAGGTTCTTATGAGCCAGGCTTACATCTTGGACGATTCTAAGACTGTTGAGCAACACATTAAGGAAGCAATTGCTAAATTGGGCGAGAATATTGTTATTCGTCAGTTCAAGCGAATCGAGCTGGGTGTAAGCGAATAATTCCTAGTTTAGAAAATTGCTCTGGAAAGAAATCGGCTGTAATAATGCGGCCGATTTTTATTGTGTGGAAATTATTGAGCAGCCGTCTTTTTGGTGGCGCGCATCTGTCGTGGTGACGATAAATTGGTGATTTTGGATGGTTTCTTGGAGGAGTTTTTCGCGAGTGGCGTCTAGCTCCGAGAAAACGTCATCCAGTAGAATTAGCGGTCGAGATTGACTAATTTCTGTCTGCATTTCAAGCTCTAATAATTTGAACGCCAGCATAATTGTGCGCATTTCGCCACGTGAAGCAACTTTAATAGCGGGCTGATCATGGAGGAAAATTGTGAAATCTTCACGGTGTGGGCCAGCCGAAGTAAATCCTGTGACTATTTCATATTCGCGGGATTTTCCTAAGCGATTAAGTAGGGCTTGGTCGTAATTTTCCAGAGGTACAATAGCTCCATATTCGATGGATAATTGTGTGTCTTTTCCCGCCAAAGATTCGTATAAATTTTTTATGCGGGGCTCGTTTATCTGGAGAAATTTGGCTCGTTTTTGGGCAATGTTGGTCGCGTATTGGACAAATTTTATGTCCCAAGCAAACAGATTGTCACGCCAAATTGATGAGTCTTCTTGGTGGGATTTTAAGAGTTCGTTGCGCTGTAAAAGAGTGCGATTGAAAGCTCTTAAATCCGTGTCGTATTTGGGGTCAAGTCGGGCAATTAAGCCATCCAGAAAGTCGCGTCGTCGGGACGGTGAGGAGGAAATTAATCTTAGTTCGCTTGGCTCAAACAAAACGACAGGCAGACGATTTTTCCTGGTTAAAGCCTTTGATTTATTGTCATTGATGATGAATTCTTTGTTGATTTTTCCGGAAATTGAATCAAGCTTAATACGTCGCTCGCCGAAATCGCCCTCCAGGTGAATAATTGTTTGCGGAGCATTCAGCGTCATACAATCGCTAAGGCTACCTCGAAAACTACTGCCGCGTAGAGCTACGTAAACCGCTTCAAGCAGATTTGTTTTTCCTGTGCCGTTTGGCCCAACAATTACCGTCCCAGAATTACTAAAAGCCGCTTCGTGCAGATGATAAGACCGGAAATTGTATAGCTTAATCTTAGAAATCACTCTGTTATTATAGCACGGGGCGTAAGGCAAAATTAGCAGACAAGACGCCCGAAGTTTGATATAATAACGGATAGATAAATTGGAGGAAATATGTTCGACACAAACCCTTATGAAGAAAAAATGAATGCAGCGTTTAGCTTTTTTCAAGATGAATTGAAGAAGGTGCGAACGGGCAGGGCGCACGCTGGAATGCTTGATGGAATTATGGTTGAGGCTTACGGCACGAAAATGCCGCTTAATCAGGTTGCAAACGTAACCGCTCCAGAGGCACAAATGTTGTTAGTTACGCCATTTGACCCGAGTAATATTACAGCAATTTCTTCTGCAATTCGCGACAATCAAAGTCTAGGTTTTAATCCGTCTGACGATGGGCGAGTGGTTCGCGTTCCAGTTCCAGCTTTGACCGAAGAGCGCCGCCACCAACTGGTGAAACAGGTCAGCGAGAAGGTTGAGGAGGCTCGAATTGCGATGCGAAATATTCGTCAGGATGCCCTTAAGGACGCTAAGCGAATGAAGGACAATAAAGAGCTGAGCGAAGACGATTTGAAGCGTGTAGAGAAAGAAATTGACGGCTTAATGAGTAAGATGCAAACGCAAATTGACGAGGCGTTTAAGGCGAAAGAAAAGGACGTCTTGACTGTTTAATGAGCGAAACTTTTGCCGATAAAGTGAAGGCGTTGAATTTGCCGTTGGATCAAATTATTGTTATTGGTAGCGGGATTTTGGATCAATTGGGGATTCGTCCAGCTAGTGATATTGATCTTGCGGCGAGTTCTGATTTGATGAAAAAGCTCTCTGAGGAAAGTGGTGATTGGCTTAAAAAGTTTGATGACAATCAGCGTTTTTATTTTGTAAAAGATGACGGTTCGGCTGAAGTCTGGGACGGCTGGGAGTTTGATGGGCAGGCTGTTAGTTATGATGATTTGCTTGATTATGCGGTGAAATATGATGGCGTGAGGTTTGTTGATTTGGAATTTCTGCGCAAATGGAAGAGCTGGCGTGGACGTGAAAAAGACGTACGAGATGTTGAGCTAATTGATGAATGGAGGGCGAATAATGAGTGAAGATGCTAATTTGCCGAGGCACATCGGGTTTATTGTTGATGGAAATCGGCGGTGGGCAAAACAGCATGGCTTGCCGACATACGAAGGACATCTGGCGGGCTATAACGCGCTAAAAGACGTGGCATTGGAGGTTCTTCATCGAGGTGTGAAATATGCGAGTGCTTACGTTTTTAGTACGGAAAACTGGAAGCGGTCAGAGGAAGAGGTCCGACATTTGATGAAATTACTATTGAACATACTGAAGGCTGATCTTCCGATATTTATTGAAAACGAGGTTCGCTTGAGGGTTGTTGGGTCCAGGGAAGGCTTGTCGGATCAATTGATCAAAGCGATTGACGAGGCTGAGAAAAAGACCGCCGATCTGAAAAATGGAGAACTGGTCTTATGCTTGAACTATGGCGGACATTTGGAAATTGCTGATGCGGTTAAAAAAATTGTTCAATCTGGAGTTTCTGCTGAGGAAATTACGCCCGAGTTGATTGCTCAAAATATATATGCGCCAGAGGTGCCGCCGTGTGATTTGATTGTCAGAACTTCTAGCGAACAGCGGCTCAGTAACTTTATGTTGTGGCGATCGGCGTACAGTGAGTTGATGTTTGTTGAGAAAAATTGGCCAGACATGACGGTGGAAGACGTGTCGGTGATTTTAGAGGAATATGCTAATCGGAATAGGCGGTTTGGAAAATGATTATTTGGGGAGTACTTTTAGGGCTATTTGTTCTCATTTTATTGGTGGTTTTGCATGAATTAGGTCATGCTATTGTCGCCAAGAGAAACGGCGTCAAGGTTGAGGAATTTGGAGTTGGATTTCCGCCTGCCGCAAAAAAATGGAAAGTAAAGCGAAGTTTCTTGGGTGAAAACGTAACGTTTAGTCTGAATTGGCTGCCGCTTGGTGGATTTGTTAGGTTGAAAGGTGAATACGATTCTGCAAAAGGCGAGGGCACATATGGCGGTTCGACGTTTTGGGTGAAGACGAAAATCTTGCTGGCTG contains these protein-coding regions:
- a CDS encoding type B 50S ribosomal protein L31 produces the protein MKSSIHPQNYRPVVFSDEQAGFAFLTQSTAQTTETIKWEDGNEYPLVKVHISSASHPFFTGEEKIIDTEGRVDRFKARQAAAEARKAALANKAKKANAKKAAKTDSPKSDKKTK
- the rpsB gene encoding 30S ribosomal protein S2 — encoded protein: MSVKVDIKALLESGVHFGHKTSRWHPKMAPYIHSKRQDSHIIDLTKTVEALDKALPELTKIAASGRKVLFVGTKKQAKDVVREAAEKINQPYVVERWIGGMLTNGSTIAQQIKKLKNLEKRMASGDLEKRYNKLEVQRFQEEIDSLNMKYGGIKDLMGKPGAVVVVDALTDANAVREAQTLGVPVFAIVDTNVNPTGIDYVIPGNDDAVKGIQLLLDYFTAAVAEGAGSVKVEEKPAKKEEK
- the tsf gene encoding translation elongation factor Ts, yielding MGVSVDDIKKLRELTGVGLTDAKKALVEAEGDFDKALEAMRKKGLTKAEKKGDREAREGLIESYVHSGRIGVIVEVNCETDFVARLDDFKTLAHEIAMQIAAMSPKYVSEADIPAEEMERVKAELMASESLASKPEEMREKIVEGQLKKHFAEQVLMSQAYILDDSKTVEQHIKEAIAKLGENIVIRQFKRIELGVSE
- the recF gene encoding DNA replication/repair protein RecF (All proteins in this family for which functions are known are DNA-binding proteins that assist the filamentation of RecA onto DNA for the initiation of recombination or recombinational repair.); amino-acid sequence: MISKIKLYNFRSYHLHEAAFSNSGTVIVGPNGTGKTNLLEAVYVALRGSSFRGSLSDCMTLNAPQTIIHLEGDFGERRIKLDSISGKINKEFIINDNKSKALTRKNRLPVVLFEPSELRLISSSPSRRRDFLDGLIARLDPKYDTDLRAFNRTLLQRNELLKSHQEDSSIWRDNLFAWDIKFVQYATNIAQKRAKFLQINEPRIKNLYESLAGKDTQLSIEYGAIVPLENYDQALLNRLGKSREYEIVTGFTSAGPHREDFTIFLHDQPAIKVASRGEMRTIMLAFKLLELEMQTEISQSRPLILLDDVFSELDATREKLLQETIQNHQFIVTTTDARHQKDGCSIISTQ
- the frr gene encoding ribosome recycling factor gives rise to the protein MFDTNPYEEKMNAAFSFFQDELKKVRTGRAHAGMLDGIMVEAYGTKMPLNQVANVTAPEAQMLLVTPFDPSNITAISSAIRDNQSLGFNPSDDGRVVRVPVPALTEERRHQLVKQVSEKVEEARIAMRNIRQDALKDAKRMKDNKELSEDDLKRVEKEIDGLMSKMQTQIDEAFKAKEKDVLTV
- the uppS gene encoding polyprenyl diphosphate synthase, giving the protein MSEDANLPRHIGFIVDGNRRWAKQHGLPTYEGHLAGYNALKDVALEVLHRGVKYASAYVFSTENWKRSEEEVRHLMKLLLNILKADLPIFIENEVRLRVVGSREGLSDQLIKAIDEAEKKTADLKNGELVLCLNYGGHLEIADAVKKIVQSGVSAEEITPELIAQNIYAPEVPPCDLIVRTSSEQRLSNFMLWRSAYSELMFVEKNWPDMTVEDVSVILEEYANRNRRFGK